The nucleotide window GCGCCGCCAGTGATGTGACTTCAATGATATCATTGGAGCGCAGGTCGAGAACGGTCAGCCCGGTAAGGCCGGATAGAGCCGAGATTTCGACAATATGGTTGTTCTGAAGCGAAAGGAATTGTAGGCTGCCCAGTCCCCCCAGCCCGGAAATATCATTGAGTTGATTGTTGTTCAGAGAAAGATATCCAAGCGATGTGAGATTGCTCAATGATGGTATGACGACAGCATCATTGTCATTCAGTTTCAGGCTGAGAAGCGCCGTCAGTCCGGAGACCGGCGCGATATCGACTATTTCATTCAAGTCCAGAAAGAGAACTTCCAGTTTTGTCATCCCGGCCAGGGGCGATATGCTTACGATATGGTTCTGGCTGAGGTCGAGCGCTCGCAGTGAGTCTTTTCCACTGAGGGCCGAGATGTCGCTGATATTATTGAGAAGGAGGTTAAGGTCTCTCAGTTTGGTCATATTGCTCAATGCCGTGATGTTGCTTATGGAATTATCGTGCAGGTAGAGGGTAGTCAGTTCGGTCATGCCGGCAAGGGGGGAGATATCGGCAAGAGCATTGTGTCCCATCTGGAGAGAGACCATCCTGGTCAGCGGCGCCAGCGGCGTAAGCGACGCCGGGCGGTTGTTCCAGAACAGCATCGTATGCAGATTGAGGCAATGCTCAAGCCCGGTGAGGTCGGCGATGAGACGATTATTGCAATCGAGGAAATATACATTCAACAGGTCGGTGCGGTAAATGGGACCGTCCGGTTTGACTAAGACCGAGCGAAGCATCACCTCCAGCATCGAATCAGGGATATCGACCACGTAGTTGTCAAAGCAGATGCCATAGGCGCAGTTGGAAATCCAGGACCAGTTTTCATCCTTGTCGCCGGAGTTGAGAGCGAAGTA belongs to Candidatus Zixiibacteriota bacterium and includes:
- a CDS encoding leucine-rich repeat domain-containing protein, whose amino-acid sequence is MLGKFLKRFLLFALTVFVISCSKGGGGVDQDDEGNPPSNITDLTVSEVTPNSIKLTWTAPSDDDPSGRAAEYDMRVAMEEITYLNFDSAYKLDGEPLPGPAGARDSITVTGLMEDSTYYFALNSGDKDENWSWISNCAYGICFDNYVVDIPDSMLEVMLRSVLVKPDGPIYRTDLLNVYFLDCNNRLIADLTGLEHCLNLHTMLFWNNRPASLTPLAPLTRMVSLQMGHNALADISPLAGMTELTTLYLHDNSISNITALSNMTKLRDLNLLLNNISDISALSGKDSLRALDLSQNHIVSISPLAGMTKLEVLFLDLNEIVDIAPVSGLTALLSLKLNDNDAVVIPSLSNLTSLGYLSLNNNQLNDISGLGGLGSLQFLSLQNNHIVEISALSGLTGLTVLDLRSNDIIEVTSLAALTELETLHLTMNEIETIEDLTALTKLKYLYFSYNQISDISALSGMTGLVDLQFYNNQVDDISALAGLTNLARLAIMNNQITDITPLVNNSGLGAGDEVYLTGNPLTQESIDMIQTLRDRGVTVSWL